Proteins encoded by one window of Manihot esculenta cultivar AM560-2 chromosome 10, M.esculenta_v8, whole genome shotgun sequence:
- the LOC110623943 gene encoding putative pentatricopeptide repeat-containing protein At2g02150 has translation MKKLIAAAIISLSKMLVSLRNLFQTGCRLAFRVRPPFCSNPSSHFPSIFSSPSTRPHSSLIYCPLVLLTGCLCMLRFPFVTQSNPTNFMDYLDEGFIRKAIQQDQWNHPEIVNFIDSSLGPIWVSRVLMELKQDPELALKFFRWVKTRFGFCLTTESYCILVHILFYARMYFEANGVLKELILSGRILPGFDVFEVLWSTRNVCLHGFGVFDALFSVFIELGMLEEAGQCFSRMTRFNVLPKTRSCNALLHKLSMTEKGDFTRKFFRDMVGAGITPSVFTYNIMIGYMCKIGDMIAARRLFGQMKQRGLTPDIVTYNSLIDGYGKLGLLDESVGLFEEMEDVGCEPDVITYNSLINCFCKYEQVPRAFEFFLDMKNNGLKPNVITYSTLIDALCKEGMLQLAIKFLVDMRRVGLLPNEFTYTSLIDANCKAGYLNDALKLAKEMLQVHVDFNVVTYTTLLDGLYEEGRMNEAEELFKAMIKDGVAPNLKTYTTLIHGNIKIKQFKNAMEFLKEMQGKNIKPDLLLYGTIIWGLCSQNKFEECNRLMAEMTGCGIKANPVIYTILMDAHFKAGKTMEALDLMQEMSDTGVEITNVTFCVLVDGLCKMGLVQEANDYFSRMPEFDLQPNVAVYTALIDGLCKNNCIEVAKKVFDEMQGKNMVPDKIAYTALMHGNLKHGEFQEALNIRSRMLELGMELDLLAYTSLVWGFSQGGLLQQARNFLAEMIGKGIDPDEILCISLLRKYYELGNIDEAVELHDELVKKGLIKGSINSLVPSVQP, from the coding sequence ATGAAGAAGCTCATAGCAGCAGCTATCATTTCCCTCTCCAAAATGCTGGTTTCTCTGCGGAATCTCTTTCAAACGGGTTGCCGGCTCGCTTTCAGAGTACGCCCTCCTTTCTGTTCAAACCCTAGTTCTCACTTCccttctattttttcttcacCATCGACAAGACCACATAGTTCCTTAATTTATTGTCCACTTGTCTTGTTGACTGGCTGCCTTTGCATGCTCAGATTCCCATTTGTCACCCAATCAAACCCCACTAATTTTATGGATTATCTAGACGAAGGATTCATCCGTAAAGCCATTCAACAAGATCAGTGGAATCATCCTGAAATCGTTAATTTCATTGATTCGTCTTTGGGCCCAATATGGGTGTCCAGGGTTTTGATGGAACTAAAACAAGATCCTGAATTAGCATTGAAATTCTTCAGATGGGTCAAAACCCGATTTGGGTTTTGCCTAACAACAGAGTCCTATTGTATATTGGTGCACATTTTGTTTTATGCTAGAATGTACTTTGAAGCTAATGGTGTTCTTAAGGAGTTGATTTTGTCCGGACGGATTTTGCctggttttgatgtttttgaagttttgtggTCAACCAGAAATGTCTGTCTTCATGGTTTTGGTGTTTTTGATGCTTTGTTTAGTGTTTTTATTGAGTTAGGTATGCTTGAGGAAGCTGGTCAATGTTTTTCAAGGATGACAAGGTTTAATGTCTTGCCAAAAACAAGGTCATGTAATGCCCTTTTACATAAGCTATCAATGACAGAGAAAGGAGATTTCACAAGGAAATTCTTTAGGGATATGGTTGGGGCTGGAATTACCCCATCAGTATTTACATATAATATCATGATAGGTTACATGTGCAAAATAGGGGATATGATAGCTGCTAGACGTTTATTTGGCCAAATGAAACAGAGGGGTTTGACACCAGACATTGTCACATATAATTCTCTTATTGATGGATATGGAAAGTTGGGGTTGTTGGATGAATCAGTTGGCCTATTTGAGGAAATGGAGGATGTGGGTTGTGAACCTGATGTGATAACCTACAATTCTTTGATTAATTGCTTTTGTAAATATGAACAAGTGCCTAGAGCTTTTGAGTTTTTTCTTGACATGAAAAATAATGGATTAAAACCTAACGTCATTACTTATAGTACATTAATCGATGCTTTATGCAAGGAGGGGATGTTGCAACTAGCAATTAAGTTTCTGGTGGACATGAGACGTGTTGGTCTTTTGCCTAATGAATTCACATATACATCTTTGATCGATGCAAACTGTAAAGCTGGTTATTTGAATGATGCACTGAAGCTGGCTAAGGAGATGTTGCAGGTGCATGTTGACTTTAACGTTGTTACCTACACAACTTTACTAGATGGCCTTTATGAGGAAGGAAGGATGAATGAAGCAGAGGAACTATTTAAAGCAATGATAAAAGATGGGGTAGCTCCAAATCTGAAAACTTATACCACCCTTATCCATGGGAATATTAAGATTAAGCAGTTCAAAAATGCCAtggagtttttgaaagaaatgcAGGGGAAAAATATCAAACCTGATTTATTACTGTATGGTACAATTATTTGGGGTCTTTGCAGTCAAAATAAGTTTGAAGAATGCAATCGTTTGATGGCTGAAATGACAGGTTGTGGTATTAAAGCAAACCCTGTCATATATACGATACTTATGGATGCTCATTTCAAGGCGGGGAAGACCATGGAGGCACTCGACCTTATGCAAGAAATGTCTGACACTGGCGTTGAGATTACAAATGTGACCTTTTGTGTATTAGTTGATGGATTGTGTAAAATGGGTTTGGTTCAAGAAGCAAATGATTACTTTTCTAGGATGCCAGAATTTGATTTGCAGCCAAATGTAGCTGTTTATACTGCACTGATCGATGGTTTGTGCAAAAATAATTGCATTGAAGTTGCAAAGAAGGTGTTTGATGAAATGCAGGGTAAAAATATGGTTCCGGATAAAATTGCATACACTGCTTTAATGCATGGAAATTTGAAACATGGAGAATTTCAAGAAGCTTTGAATATTAGGAGCAGGATGTTGGAATTAGGGATGGAGCTTGATCTGCTAGCCTACACTTCCCTGGTCTGGGGATTTTCACAAGGTGGCTTATTGCAACAAGCAAGAAATTTTCTTGCTGAGATGATTGGTAAAGGTATCGATCCTGATGAGATTCTCTGTATTTCTCTGTTGAGGAAGTATTATGAGCTTGGGAACATAGATGAAGCCGTAGAATTGCATGATGAATTGGTGAAGAAGGGCCTAATAAAGGGCAGTATTAATTCTCTGGTTCCTAGTGTACAACCATAA
- the LOC110624792 gene encoding zinc finger CCCH domain-containing protein 17: MIAARQQQQDKTTAMAPSAEEEALKRNTDCVYFLASPLTCKKGSECEYRHSEYARVNPRDCYYWLNGNCLNPKCGFRHPPLDGLFGSQASDSGAASLPPSLMAVAPAMNSQQSSAKQAVPCFFFQKGLCIKGDRCAFLHGPNPTSNKVSQPTVPSINELSPQKKASVGSQRLTQDHKISLANFSKVAGAAAEAKPVPKPEIGSLINAAGVERNLPPSKSMDAELSKYKATNLPPVNGNLSRFNRLHQSQDDHVLQNGKDGDEILRESSPGFDVLVDDELRNSDYYHSEDQYGRARGHEGRSMNPVDEYDMGHTADYSSVAEFDRETYSSLRDYDTYDHMQGQYAWEQHRPSSETVLERPAHLEQRAYSKPDSPEPIDGSDLRYRLSKQRRVHGLRSVVSHDFVPENQVEERGYRGSSRRDAHNLPSHESSMSSLLRGRIKLPEQSPNGSNLHAEREIGRGRNWDRLSPGRSEIQSQQGRLRDRIKARVEEHYNIEGRNLRGTRMRREMANEGGIDFAGPKSLAELKGAKTTESRVQQSLGKRKQLGDYQPSEGDLSFEGPMPLSEILKRKREAESAATGSGITSVSKNENDQKECKESLLGESNNAVVAETQGDLSSMKDEASKQVHKDEGSTYAAAGVGTVGESVGQYSSQQPKPSETGMIVDDGMEDHEYEADDQREGDYEYEQVDEGEYYEEGENADAEEEYEDDEDGDDFAKKIGVMLS; this comes from the exons ATGATAGCGGCCAGGCAGCAGCAGCAAGACAAAACGACAGCGATGGCGCCGTCTGCAGAGGAAGAGGCCTTGAAAAGGAATACGGATTGCGTTTACTTTCTTGCTTCTCCTTTAACCTGTAAAAAG GGAAGTGAATGTGAGTATCGCCATAGTGAATATGCCCGGGTAAACCCAAGAGATTGTTACTACTGGTTGAATGGGAATTGCTTGAATCCTAAGTGTGGATTTCGTCATCCA CCCCTTGATGGCTTGTTTGGAAGCCAAGCATCAGATTCTGGTGCAGCTTCTTTACCTCCATCACTTATGGCAGTGGCACCTGCCATGAACTCACAACAAAGTTCAGCTAAACAAGCAGTCCCATGCTTTTTCTTCCAGAAGGGGCTCTGCATAAAAGGCGATAGATGTGCTTTCTTACATGGACCAAATCCTACTAGTAACAAAGTTTCACAGCCAACGGTACCCTCTATTAATGAACTCTCACCTCAAAAGAAGGCTTCTGTTGGCTCTCAAAGGTTGACTCAGGACCATAAGATTTCACTGGCAAATTTCTCAAAGGTAGCTGGAGCAGCTGCTGAAGCTAAACCTGTTCCTAAACCAGAAATTGGTTCGCTAATAAATGCAGCTGGAGTTGAAAGGAATCTTCCACCATCTAAAAGCATGGATGCTGAGCTTTCAAAATACAAGGCAACAAATCTTCCTCCTGTTAATGGAAACTTGAGTCGTTTCAATCGCTTGCATCAGTCACAAGATGATCATGTTCTCCAGAATGGTAAGGATGGTGATGAGATTTTGAGGGAGTCCTCTCCTGGTTTTGATGTTCTTGTAGATGATGAGTTGAGAAATTCTGATTATTACCATAGTGAAGATCAGTATGGAAGGGCAAGAGGTCATGAAGGAAGGAGCATGAACCCTGTAGATGAATATGATATGGGTCATACTGCTGATTACAGTTCAGTTGCTGAATTTGACCGAGAAACATATAGTAGTCTACGGGACTATGATACCTATGATCACATGCAAGGGCAATATGCTTGGGAACAACATAGGCCTTCATCGGAAACAGTGCTAGAGCGGCCAGCTCATTTGGAACAGAGAGCTTACTCAAAACCAGATAGCCCTGAACCCATTGATGGGTCAGATCTGCGCTATCGCTTGTCAAAACAGAGGAGAGTTCATGGCTTGAGATCAGTTGTCAGTCATGATTTTGTGCCTGAAAATCAAGTTGAGGAGAGAGGTTATAGGGGTTCTTCACGAAGAGATGCACATAATTTACCCTCGCATGAAAGCTCTATGAGTAGTCTTCTTCGTGGAAGGATAAAGCTTCCAGAACAATCTCCCAATGGCAGTAATTTACATGCAGAAAGGGAAATAGGCAGGGGTAGGAACTGGGACAGATTGTCACCTGGGAGGTCCGAGATCCAATCTCAACAAGGGAGACTTCGGGACAGAATAAAAGCTCGGGTGGAAGAGCACTACAATATTGAAGGGAGAAATCTTAGAGGTACTCGAATGAGAAGGGAAATGGCAAATGAGGGAGGTATTGATTTTGCTGGTCCTAAAAGTCTTGCAGAGCTGAAAGGTGCAAAAACTACAGAGAGTAGGGTGCAGCAATCGCTTGGAAAGCGAAAACAATTGGGAGATTATCAACCATCTGAAGGTGATCTTTCATTTGAAGGCCCAATGCCTCTTAGTGAGATTCTAAAGAGAAAAAGGGAGGCTGAATCAGCAGCTACTGGCAGTGGAATCACTTCTGTCAGTAAGAACGAAAATGATCAGAAAGAATGCAAGGAAAGCTTGCTTGGCGAATCCAACAATGCAGTAGTTGCAGAGACACAAGGTGATCTTTCATCCATGAAGGATGAAGCCAGCAAGCAAGTGCATAAAGATGAAGGATCCACTTATGCAGCAGCTGGTGTTGGGACAGTGGGAGAATCAGTTGGTCAATATTCTTCTCAACAACCAAAGCCAAGTGAGACCGGGATGATTGTGGATGATGGCATGGAAGATCATGAGTATGAAGCTGATGATCAAAGGGAAGGGGACTATGAATATGAGCAAGTTGATGAAGGAGAGTATTATGAAGAGGGCGAAAATGCGGACGCAGAAGAGGAATACGAAGACGATGAAGATGGAGATGACTTTGCTAAGAAAATTGGTGTGATGTTATCATGA